In Selenomonas sp. TAMA-11512, a genomic segment contains:
- a CDS encoding polysaccharide deacetylase family protein → MKKIIYFFLALFFLLSVPLLYIASHPADGVLILEYHQITDHPRPGADLYTISTKEFSDQLDYLQSEGYETITMHDYAKAMKGMKELPAKCVVLTFDDGYDNVYTEAIPRLKERGMTGVVYVVANYANKEKYMTWKEIADLDASGIEIGSHTANHLPLTDLSAEAQLDEIRLSKLLIEWNALKHSIHSFSYPNGKYTPELFDMLREEDYYTAVTGDAGKNTLDMNPYTLKRVVISPSPFGLFTFRLRLLRADVFTYLGI, encoded by the coding sequence TTGAAAAAAATCATATACTTTTTTCTCGCTCTTTTTTTTCTCCTCTCCGTTCCTCTCCTCTACATCGCCTCGCATCCGGCGGACGGCGTACTCATCCTCGAGTACCACCAGATCACGGACCATCCGCGCCCTGGCGCCGACCTCTATACCATCTCGACAAAGGAGTTCAGCGACCAGCTCGACTACCTGCAGAGTGAAGGCTATGAGACCATCACGATGCACGACTACGCCAAGGCGATGAAAGGCATGAAAGAGCTGCCCGCAAAGTGCGTCGTCCTGACGTTTGACGACGGCTACGACAACGTCTATACCGAGGCAATTCCGCGCCTCAAGGAGCGCGGCATGACGGGCGTCGTCTACGTCGTTGCCAACTATGCCAATAAGGAAAAATACATGACTTGGAAAGAGATTGCCGATTTGGATGCTTCGGGCATTGAAATCGGCAGTCACACCGCCAACCACTTGCCTCTGACGGATCTCTCCGCCGAGGCGCAGCTCGATGAGATACGCCTCTCAAAGCTGCTCATCGAGTGGAACGCCCTCAAGCATTCCATTCACAGCTTCTCCTACCCCAACGGAAAGTACACGCCGGAGCTCTTTGATATGCTGCGGGAGGAAGACTACTACACGGCCGTCACGGGCGATGCAGGGAAGAACACGCTCGACATGAATCCCTATACCCTGAAACGCGTCGTCATCTCACCGTCTCCCTTCGGACTGTTCACATTCCGGCTCCGTCTCCTGAGGGCGGACGTCTTTACGTATCTCGGGATCTAA